A genomic segment from Corylus avellana chromosome ca5, CavTom2PMs-1.0 encodes:
- the LOC132181788 gene encoding auxin-responsive protein SAUR36-like yields MYNTIKRKIIVQAAAIRNVGRERCSSLLADKGHFVVYTADQRRFMIPLLCLNTEIFRELLKLSEEEFGLPRDRPLTLSCDAIILEYIVTIIQRQQVQIWGYQVPDPQQACRKLNGSNRSVRIDNSKMHESKKS; encoded by the exons ATGTACAATACAATTAAGAGGAAGATAATTGTGCAGGCAGCGGCCATTCGAAATGTGGGCAGAGAGAGGTGCAGCTCATTGCTAGCTGATAAGGGCCATTTTGTTGTCTACACGGCTGATCAAAGACGGTTCATGATTCCCTTATTGTGCCTCAACACTGAGATATTCAGAGAGCTCTTAAAACTGTCTGAAGAGGAGTTTGGGCTGCCAAGAGATAGGCCTTTGACATTGTCCTGTGATGCAATCATCTTGGAGTACATTGTCACAATAATCCAACGACAACAAGTGCAG ATCTGGGGTTATCAAGTGCCTGATCCACAACAAGCTTGTCGAAAGCTCAATGGTTCAAATAGGAGTGTCAGAATCGATAATTCCAAGATGCATGAGAGCAAGAAGAGCTAA